The following DNA comes from Cyanobacteria bacterium GSL.Bin1.
CTTGGCGGTTCTTTCCGAGCGTCCAAAGCTCCTTTATGATTATTTTCAGCAACTTTTTGCGCAAGTGACGAATCCGCCGATTGATTCGATTCGGGAGGAAATTATTACCTCTCCTGTCACGACCATTGGTGCAGAAGGTAACTTACTCGATCCGAAGCCGGAAAGTTGTCATCTGATCAAATTAAAAACCCCAATTATCACGAATACTGAACTGGCGAAGCTCAAACAGTTGGATGGTGCCTTTCAATCCCTAACGCTACCGATTTTATTTGACCCGAAAACCGGGGTTGCCGGGTTAGAAGCTGCCATTGAGGAAATCTGTCAGCAAGCCGATCGCGCGATCGCGCAAGGCACGAGCATCATTATTCTCAGCGATCGCGATTTTGATAAAAACAAGGCGCCCATTCCCGCCCTCTTAGCAGTATCTGGCTTACATCACCACCTGATCCGTCAAGGCACGCGCACCCGCGTCGGCATTGTTCTCGAATCCGGTGAACCGAGAGAAGTGCATCATTATGCGGTGTTACTCGGTTACGGCTGTGGGGCGATTAATCCTTATCTAGCGTTTGAAACGTTAGAAGATATGATTGCCCAAGGGACGCTTACCGGTGTGGATTATTACACGGCTTGTAAGAATTATATGAAAGCGGTAACGAAAGGGACAATTAAGATTGCCTCGAAAATTGGGATTTCTACTTTGCAAAGTTATCGCGGGGCGCAGATTTTTGAAGCCATTGGACTGAATGAATCGCTCATTGAGCGCTACTTTACCGGAACGCCCTCGCGCATTGGTGGGGCTGATTTAAGCGCGATCGCGCAAGAAGCGATTTTACGTCACGCTCATGCGTTTCCTGAACGAGAAGTGAACGGACATACCCTCGACGCCGGCGGGGAATATCAATGGCGTAAAGATGGCGAAGCCCACTTATTGAGTCCCGAAACGATTCATACCCTCCAACAAGCAGTGCAAAGCGGGGATTATGAACTGTATAAAAAATACGCGCAACTGGTGAACGAACAGAATCAGCAACGGTTTACTCTGCGCGGATTACTAGACTATAAAGGGCGTGACCCGGTTCCCTTGGAAGAAGTGGAACCCATCGAAGCAATTATGAAGCGGTTTAAAACCGGGGCCATGAGTTATGGGTCGATTTCCCAAGAAGCCCATGAAGCCCTCGCCATTGCCATGAATCGCATTGGGGGTAAATCCAACACGGGAGAAGGGGGAGAAGATCCCGAACGCTACACCTGGAAAAACGAGCAAGGAGACTCGAAAAACAGCGCCATTAAACAAGTGGCTTCGGGTCGCTTTGGTGTCACCAGTTTGTATCTCTCCCAAGCCAAAGAACTGCAAATCAAAATGGCCCAAGGGGCAAAACCAGGAGAAGGCGGACAATTGCCCGGTAAAAAAGTTTATCCTTGGATTGCAAAAGTGCGTCATTCCACGCCGGGGGTGGGTTTAATTTCGCCGCCGCCACACCATGATATTTACTCCATCGAAGATTTAGCCGAGTTAATCCATGACTTGAAAAATGCCAACCGTGAGGCGCGGATTAGCGTGAAACTGGTGTCAAAAGTGGGCGTGGGAACCATTGCTGCGGGTGTGGCAAAAGCCCATGCCGATGTGGTCTTAATCTCCGGCTTTGATGGTGGAACTGGGGCATCTCCCCAAACCTCCATTAAACACGCAGGATTGCCTTGGGAATTGGGATTAGCCGAAACCCATCAAACCCTTGTTTTAAATAACCTCCGCAGTCGCATTGCCGTTGAAACCGACGGTCAAATGAAAACTGGACGAGATATCGCAATGGCAACGCTATTAGGGGCAGAAGAA
Coding sequences within:
- the gltB gene encoding glutamate synthase large subunit, which codes for LAVLSERPKLLYDYFQQLFAQVTNPPIDSIREEIITSPVTTIGAEGNLLDPKPESCHLIKLKTPIITNTELAKLKQLDGAFQSLTLPILFDPKTGVAGLEAAIEEICQQADRAIAQGTSIIILSDRDFDKNKAPIPALLAVSGLHHHLIRQGTRTRVGIVLESGEPREVHHYAVLLGYGCGAINPYLAFETLEDMIAQGTLTGVDYYTACKNYMKAVTKGTIKIASKIGISTLQSYRGAQIFEAIGLNESLIERYFTGTPSRIGGADLSAIAQEAILRHAHAFPEREVNGHTLDAGGEYQWRKDGEAHLLSPETIHTLQQAVQSGDYELYKKYAQLVNEQNQQRFTLRGLLDYKGRDPVPLEEVEPIEAIMKRFKTGAMSYGSISQEAHEALAIAMNRIGGKSNTGEGGEDPERYTWKNEQGDSKNSAIKQVASGRFGVTSLYLSQAKELQIKMAQGAKPGEGGQLPGKKVYPWIAKVRHSTPGVGLISPPPHHDIYSIEDLAELIHDLKNANREARISVKLVSKVGVGTIAAGVAKAHADVVLISGFDGGTGASPQTSIKHAGLPWELGLAETHQTLVLNNLRSRIAVETDGQMKTGRDIAMATLLGAEEFGFSTAPLVTLGCIMMRVCHKNTCPAGIATQDPQLRKNFIGNPDYTVNFMKFLAQDVREIMASLGFRTLNEMVGRTDVLEAKQAVDHWKAKGIDLSNILYQPDVPPDIGRYCQIPQDHGLEQSLDMTVLLDLCQPAIEKRETVKATLPIKNTNRVVGTILGNEITKRHWYGLPEDTIQLHFQGSAGQSFGAFVPKGVTLELEGDANDYLGKGLSGGKIIVYPPVGSTFVPEENIVIGNVAFYGATGGEAYICGVAGERFCVRNSGINAVVEAVGDHGCEYMTGGKVVVLGKTGRNFAAGMSGGVAYILNETDDFASRCNTQMVEIEALDEEDCDIIHQMIQKHAAYTHSQKAARVLANWDAYISQFVKVMPRDYKRMVEGIRRAIASGLSEDEAQTAAFEANVSDAARVSGS